The following proteins come from a genomic window of Anaerobutyricum hallii:
- a CDS encoding FAD-dependent oxidoreductase: MSKTIIKPYDQELEKGYDLRRAMEEASRCLLCHDAPCSKGCPAGTDPAKFIRSLRFRNVWGAAETIRENNPLAGCCADVCPYDQMCEQACSRCGIDKPINIGKLQRFLVEQEKEEQMNFIKPGEANGKKVACIGGGPSSLACARELAREGFDVTVFEANEKVGGMLTYGITPSRLPQDVVDFDLETIRQAGVKFECDHKVDLAELETLKAEYDAVFVGVGLWKSKMVDVPGADLEGVENAIDFLKAARSRSKEFKLGENVIVIGGGDVAMDCVSTAKQLGANATIVYRRTIEEAPANMEEVTTVQNMGVPIFTQFAPTEIVGENGKVTALKAAGRDGYSSLVLKADQIIFAIGQEQTEEYAELKAADGVYLGGDMLYGRGRTVVEAVADGKEAAAKIAADLK, encoded by the coding sequence ATGAGTAAAACAATCATCAAACCATACGACCAGGAATTAGAAAAAGGGTATGACTTAAGAAGAGCCATGGAGGAAGCTTCTCGTTGTCTTCTTTGTCACGATGCCCCATGTAGCAAAGGATGTCCGGCAGGAACAGATCCAGCAAAATTTATTCGCTCACTGAGGTTTAGAAACGTTTGGGGCGCAGCAGAAACAATTCGTGAAAACAATCCATTAGCAGGATGTTGTGCAGATGTGTGTCCTTACGATCAGATGTGTGAACAGGCATGCAGCCGTTGTGGAATTGACAAGCCAATCAATATTGGTAAATTACAGAGATTTTTAGTTGAACAGGAAAAAGAAGAGCAGATGAATTTTATAAAACCAGGCGAAGCAAATGGCAAAAAAGTTGCCTGTATCGGTGGTGGACCTTCTTCTTTAGCTTGTGCTCGTGAACTGGCTCGTGAGGGATTTGATGTAACTGTATTTGAAGCAAATGAAAAAGTTGGTGGAATGCTTACTTACGGTATTACCCCATCAAGACTTCCACAGGATGTTGTAGATTTTGATTTAGAGACAATCCGTCAAGCTGGAGTGAAATTTGAATGTGATCATAAAGTAGATTTAGCTGAACTGGAAACGTTAAAAGCGGAATACGATGCAGTATTTGTAGGTGTTGGTCTTTGGAAATCTAAAATGGTTGACGTTCCAGGAGCAGATCTTGAAGGTGTAGAAAATGCGATTGACTTCCTGAAAGCAGCAAGAAGCAGAAGTAAAGAATTTAAACTGGGTGAAAATGTTATTGTGATTGGTGGTGGAGACGTTGCAATGGACTGCGTATCTACAGCAAAACAGTTAGGCGCAAATGCAACAATTGTTTATCGTCGTACGATTGAAGAAGCACCGGCAAATATGGAAGAAGTAACTACAGTACAGAACATGGGTGTTCCAATTTTTACTCAGTTTGCGCCAACAGAAATCGTGGGAGAAAACGGAAAAGTTACTGCATTAAAAGCAGCTGGACGTGATGGATATTCTTCATTAGTACTTAAAGCAGATCAGATTATTTTTGCTATCGGACAGGAACAGACAGAAGAATATGCAGAATTGAAAGCAGCAGACGGTGTATATCTTGGCGGAGATATGCTTTACGGCAGAGGACGTACTGTAGTAGAGGCAGTAGCAGATGGAAAAGAAGCAGCAGCAAAAATTGCAGCTGATTTAAAATAG
- a CDS encoding MerR family transcriptional regulator, which translates to MEEKKYYSIGQVSGICKIPVKTLRYYDEIKLLVPQIRKETSNYRYYSKEQLITAFMIRQFRSLGFNLKDIKEIISNNTMDYYLDSIYIHLNEIDAEIAELEKRRRENECLLERFIKGQNYLHDRVDEEEYKIEEIPPIHVLGSRSIIKSYRNEEVSLERWITINEEAVNLGLEIAGPIYVTFHTEMFGQFFSKDCDIEFSIQVKEDPSVNENIHSFGGFTAATAIYRGDYENIFKTYIALKRWIDENNYEICGDVMEEFLVSPIDTANVEEHITRIIVPIKEPKGKKKPR; encoded by the coding sequence ATGGAAGAAAAGAAATACTATTCAATCGGGCAGGTATCAGGTATTTGCAAAATTCCGGTTAAAACCCTGCGTTATTATGATGAAATTAAATTACTCGTACCACAAATAAGAAAGGAAACAAGCAATTACCGATATTATAGCAAAGAACAGTTAATTACTGCTTTTATGATTCGCCAATTCCGTTCTCTTGGATTTAATTTAAAAGATATTAAAGAAATTATCAGTAATAATACTATGGATTATTATCTGGACAGCATTTATATACATCTTAATGAAATTGATGCTGAGATTGCTGAATTGGAAAAGAGACGACGGGAAAATGAATGTTTGCTGGAACGTTTTATTAAAGGTCAGAATTATCTGCATGACCGGGTGGATGAAGAAGAATATAAAATAGAAGAGATTCCGCCAATTCATGTTTTAGGATCTCGTTCCATCATTAAATCATACCGTAATGAGGAAGTCAGTCTGGAACGCTGGATTACCATTAATGAAGAGGCGGTTAATCTTGGGCTTGAAATCGCCGGTCCTATTTATGTAACCTTCCACACTGAGATGTTCGGACAGTTTTTTTCTAAGGACTGTGATATCGAATTTTCCATTCAGGTAAAAGAAGACCCTTCTGTCAATGAAAATATCCATAGTTTTGGAGGGTTTACAGCAGCGACAGCAATTTATAGGGGAGATTATGAAAATATTTTTAAAACCTATATCGCATTAAAACGTTGGATTGATGAAAATAATTATGAAATATGCGGAGATGTTATGGAAGAATTCCTTGTTTCTCCTATAGATACAGCTAATGTGGAAGAACATATTACAAGAATCATCGTGCCGATTAAAGAACCTAAGGGAAAAAAGAAACCTAGGTAA
- a CDS encoding electron transfer flavoprotein subunit alpha/FixB family protein produces the protein MRAKVNQNICLNDYKNVWIIAEQRNGKIEPVTIELIGEGRKLADILSRELIVAVCGYEMKEETEKLLHYGVDKVCYVESPLLKDFSTDGYVKAFADLINERKPEIVLVGATSLGRDIGPRLAARLGTGLTADCTKLEIDETDNKLLMTRPAFGGNLMATIVCPKNRPQMSTVRPGVMEKAHFHEEKTGEVEVIVPALTKEDIRTNLEQVIVADQKKVNLVDAKIVVSGGRGLKTAEGFALVQELADTIGGVVGSSRACVEAGWIDASHQVGQTGTTVRPDLYIACGISGAIQHLAGMSESKYIVAINKDPKAPIFEVCDYGIVGDLHKVIPAMIEQIKENPDL, from the coding sequence ATGAGAGCAAAAGTAAATCAGAATATTTGTCTGAATGATTATAAAAATGTCTGGATCATTGCAGAGCAAAGAAATGGGAAAATCGAACCAGTAACTATCGAATTAATCGGTGAAGGAAGAAAGCTGGCTGATATTTTAAGTAGAGAACTTATAGTAGCTGTATGTGGTTATGAAATGAAAGAAGAAACAGAAAAACTTCTTCATTATGGCGTAGACAAAGTTTGTTATGTAGAAAGTCCATTGTTAAAAGATTTTTCCACAGATGGTTATGTGAAGGCATTTGCAGATTTAATTAATGAAAGAAAACCAGAGATTGTTCTTGTAGGAGCAACTTCTCTTGGGAGAGATATCGGACCACGCCTTGCCGCAAGACTGGGAACAGGTTTGACTGCGGATTGTACCAAATTGGAAATTGATGAGACAGATAATAAATTATTGATGACAAGACCGGCTTTTGGCGGTAATCTTATGGCAACGATCGTTTGTCCGAAAAACCGTCCACAGATGTCTACTGTACGTCCTGGAGTAATGGAGAAAGCACATTTCCATGAAGAAAAAACAGGTGAGGTAGAAGTGATTGTTCCGGCATTAACGAAAGAAGATATCCGGACTAATCTGGAACAGGTAATCGTAGCTGATCAGAAGAAGGTGAATCTGGTAGATGCAAAGATTGTGGTTTCCGGCGGTCGTGGATTAAAGACGGCAGAAGGCTTTGCTTTAGTCCAGGAACTGGCAGATACGATAGGTGGCGTTGTTGGTTCTTCTCGTGCCTGTGTAGAAGCAGGATGGATTGATGCCAGCCATCAGGTGGGACAAACAGGAACTACAGTAAGACCGGATCTTTATATTGCCTGTGGTATTTCTGGAGCAATCCAGCATTTGGCAGGTATGAGCGAATCGAAATATATTGTAGCTATTAATAAAGATCCAAAAGCACCTATTTTTGAAGTTTGCGATTATGGTATTGTAGGTGATCTTCATAAGGTTATTCCGGCAATGATAGAGCAGATTAAAGAGAATCCTGATCTGTAA
- a CDS encoding electron transfer flavoprotein subunit beta/FixA family protein: MNSIVCIKQVPNTNEVKINKETGTLIREGVESIINPDDKNALEAALVLKEQTGGTVTILSMGPPQAKAALKEGLAMGADEAWLLSDRAFGGSDTWATATILAAAIEKIGNYDIVFCGRQAIDGDTAQVGPEIAEFLGIPQVTYAKEIKPEENALRVTRFTENADLVYHVQTPCLITAIKELNDPRFPTVADIFRAYDEETDNIHVLTFADLSIDPTQIGLKGSPTNVYRSFVPVKDKQSEIIEGMNEKEKAKALMDKLAALKLF; this comes from the coding sequence ATGAATAGTATTGTATGTATTAAGCAGGTGCCAAATACCAATGAGGTAAAAATTAATAAAGAAACAGGCACATTGATTCGTGAGGGTGTGGAAAGTATCATCAATCCAGATGATAAAAATGCTCTGGAAGCCGCACTGGTTTTAAAAGAGCAGACAGGAGGTACGGTAACAATCTTGAGTATGGGACCTCCCCAGGCAAAAGCAGCATTAAAAGAAGGTCTGGCTATGGGTGCTGACGAGGCTTGGCTTCTTTCTGACCGGGCTTTCGGTGGGTCAGATACCTGGGCCACAGCAACCATTCTTGCGGCAGCTATTGAAAAAATAGGAAATTATGACATCGTATTTTGCGGGCGTCAGGCTATTGATGGAGATACCGCACAGGTAGGACCGGAAATTGCAGAATTTTTAGGAATCCCACAGGTGACTTATGCCAAAGAAATCAAACCGGAAGAGAATGCTCTTCGTGTAACCAGATTTACTGAAAATGCGGACCTCGTTTACCATGTACAGACTCCATGTCTTATCACTGCCATTAAAGAACTCAATGATCCGAGATTCCCGACAGTGGCAGATATTTTCAGAGCTTATGATGAAGAAACGGACAATATCCATGTGCTGACTTTTGCAGATCTTTCGATCGATCCGACACAGATTGGATTAAAAGGTTCACCGACAAACGTATATCGTTCCTTTGTTCCAGTAAAAGACAAACAAAGTGAAATTATCGAAGGAATGAACGAAAAAGAAAAAGCAAAAGCTTTGATGGATAAGCTCGCGGCGCTGAAATTATTTTAG
- the acrC gene encoding acryloyl-CoA reductase, with protein MDFKFTDGQLMLQKTAAEFAEKYIEPRAEEIDRTGEFPRDIFNEMCKVGFAGIGTPTNYGGSGGTDIDKVLVVTEIAKKDASCAAILSIHTIFASVLSKFGTEEQKKKYLPETTNGGELGAFALTEPNAGSDAGSAKTTAIFDEETGEYVLNGTKCFISGGSQAKNLLIFALTDPAKGTKGLSCILVEKGTPGFSVGKIEEKMGIHGSETAELIFDNCRVPKENLIGREGQGFKIAMTALDGARIGVAAQALGIAERALDESVKYMKERVQFGKPISALQGLQWYISDMATKIECAKWMIFRAAWLKVSGQPYSKEAAIAKLNASETATFVTNLALQIHGGYGYMKDYPLERMYRDAKITEIYEGTSEIHKVVISRAVLK; from the coding sequence ATGGATTTTAAATTTACTGATGGACAGCTGATGTTACAGAAAACAGCAGCAGAATTTGCAGAAAAATATATTGAACCAAGAGCAGAAGAAATTGACCGTACAGGAGAATTCCCAAGGGACATTTTTAATGAAATGTGTAAAGTAGGATTTGCCGGTATTGGTACACCGACAAATTATGGCGGAAGTGGAGGAACAGACATTGATAAGGTGTTAGTAGTAACAGAAATTGCTAAAAAAGACGCCTCTTGTGCAGCAATTCTTTCTATTCATACAATTTTCGCTTCTGTATTAAGTAAGTTTGGTACGGAAGAACAGAAAAAGAAATACCTACCAGAAACTACTAATGGAGGTGAACTGGGGGCTTTTGCTCTGACAGAACCTAATGCAGGATCTGATGCCGGAAGTGCAAAAACTACAGCAATTTTTGATGAAGAAACCGGTGAATACGTATTAAATGGAACAAAGTGTTTTATTTCTGGTGGAAGTCAGGCAAAAAACCTTCTGATTTTTGCTCTGACTGATCCAGCTAAGGGAACAAAGGGATTATCCTGTATTCTTGTAGAAAAAGGAACACCAGGATTTTCTGTAGGAAAAATTGAAGAAAAAATGGGTATTCATGGTTCAGAAACAGCAGAATTAATTTTTGACAATTGTCGTGTGCCTAAAGAAAATCTGATTGGTCGTGAAGGACAGGGATTTAAGATTGCCATGACTGCTTTGGATGGTGCCAGAATTGGTGTCGCAGCACAGGCGTTAGGTATTGCTGAAAGAGCTTTGGATGAAAGTGTAAAATACATGAAAGAGAGAGTGCAGTTTGGGAAACCAATTTCTGCTTTACAGGGATTGCAGTGGTATATTTCCGACATGGCGACAAAAATTGAATGTGCAAAATGGATGATTTTCCGCGCTGCATGGCTGAAAGTTAGTGGACAGCCATACTCTAAAGAGGCAGCCATTGCTAAATTAAATGCATCAGAAACAGCTACCTTTGTGACGAATCTCGCTTTGCAGATTCATGGTGGATATGGATATATGAAAGATTATCCATTGGAAAGAATGTATCGTGATGCCAAAATTACCGAAATCTATGAAGGTACCTCAGAAATACATAAGGTTGTCATTTCCAGAGCGGTGCTGAAATAA
- a CDS encoding CaiB/BaiF CoA transferase family protein has protein sequence MMKALEGLKVLDLTSALNGPFCTTMLADHGADVIKFEPPAGEQCRTWGPLDEKSGESGFYAFLNRNKKGCTLNLKNEKAREMFYELVKDADAVVENYRPGVTKKLGVDYETLKKINPKIIYASGSGFGQYGPISHRPCYDIVAQSMGGMVNLTGYKDAPPVKVGPSVADHVAGIYLCVGFLLALYHREKTGEGQHVDVSMMDTIFTLLENSIVKTTMQGIIPERQGNIDPSISPFDIYPTSDGYVALGVGNDKLFRTFCDVIERPELVDDPLYLTNDLRCQNYENGLQQLITEWTKQHTKAELEEIFDEAGIPCGPVLNMKEAIEHPQIQAREMMVHMDHPTIGEMYFQGCPVKLSKTPPSIDTPAPLLGQHNQEVFHLDDETYAQLKDEGVL, from the coding sequence ATGATGAAAGCCTTAGAAGGATTAAAGGTGTTGGATTTAACCAGCGCATTGAACGGACCATTTTGTACAACAATGCTGGCAGATCATGGTGCAGATGTTATCAAATTTGAACCTCCGGCAGGAGAACAGTGCAGAACCTGGGGACCACTGGATGAAAAGAGTGGCGAAAGTGGATTCTATGCTTTTTTAAATAGAAATAAAAAAGGTTGTACTTTGAATTTAAAAAATGAAAAAGCAAGGGAAATGTTCTATGAACTGGTAAAGGATGCCGATGCTGTTGTGGAGAATTATCGTCCGGGTGTAACAAAAAAACTGGGAGTAGACTACGAAACACTGAAAAAAATTAATCCGAAGATTATTTATGCATCAGGCTCCGGATTTGGTCAGTATGGTCCGATTTCCCACCGTCCTTGTTATGATATTGTTGCACAGTCTATGGGAGGCATGGTTAATCTTACTGGATATAAGGATGCTCCACCGGTCAAAGTAGGACCGTCTGTAGCAGATCATGTAGCAGGAATTTATTTATGTGTTGGTTTTCTTTTAGCTCTCTATCATAGAGAAAAAACTGGAGAAGGACAGCATGTGGATGTTTCCATGATGGATACGATTTTTACTTTATTGGAAAATTCCATTGTAAAAACAACTATGCAGGGTATTATTCCAGAAAGACAGGGAAATATCGATCCGTCGATTTCTCCATTTGACATTTACCCTACTTCTGACGGTTATGTGGCACTGGGGGTTGGAAATGATAAGTTGTTCCGTACATTCTGTGATGTTATCGAACGTCCTGAACTAGTGGATGATCCTTTATATCTTACGAACGACCTGCGTTGTCAGAATTACGAAAATGGATTACAACAATTAATTACTGAATGGACAAAACAGCATACAAAAGCAGAACTGGAAGAGATTTTTGATGAAGCAGGTATTCCTTGCGGCCCCGTTCTTAATATGAAGGAAGCCATTGAACATCCACAGATTCAGGCAAGAGAGATGATGGTGCATATGGATCATCCGACAATTGGAGAAATGTATTTCCAGGGATGCCCGGTTAAACTTAGCAAAACTCCACCAAGTATTGATACACCAGCACCGCTTTTGGGCCAGCATAATCAGGAAGTCTTCCATTTAGATGACGAAACCTACGCGCAGTTAAAGGATGAGGGCGTATTATAG
- a CDS encoding acyl-CoA hydrolase, which translates to MSKEVTMRYRMSDRDVFYGGGVVNGARSITYMGDVADRLMAKLYGNISRCSKVRKIRLFVPCHAGDYMEFKARLNEEADGKAVIEVRSFKVCELPVDPPFPSSIDMMVDPPLSTVAIFEYDIPKNEKKDTENEKNEKKVSEKSKKSRKRVRAKREGK; encoded by the coding sequence ATGTCCAAAGAAGTAACGATGAGATATAGAATGTCAGACAGAGATGTATTTTACGGTGGCGGAGTAGTCAATGGTGCCCGTTCCATTACTTATATGGGAGATGTAGCAGATCGTCTGATGGCAAAATTATATGGAAATATCAGCAGATGCAGCAAGGTAAGAAAAATTCGTCTTTTTGTACCATGCCATGCTGGAGATTACATGGAATTTAAAGCAAGATTAAATGAAGAAGCAGATGGAAAAGCAGTGATTGAAGTTCGTTCTTTTAAAGTATGTGAACTGCCAGTAGATCCTCCATTCCCAAGCTCTATTGATATGATGGTTGATCCACCATTATCTACTGTAGCCATTTTTGAATATGATATTCCGAAAAATGAAAAGAAAGATACGGAAAATGAAAAAAATGAAAAAAAAGTATCTGAAAAAAGCAAAAAAAGTAGAAAAAGAGTAAGAGCAAAAAGAGAGGGAAAATGA
- a CDS encoding beta-alanyl-CoA:ammonia lyase, with the protein MSARKTAVLSYKMTTADANDPEGRIPFGRQFDFIGDVETELMILNDGDESLCLGYTDVELLEDAYVGDQLDFTAEMIKIGGTSRTCKIRTYKVATLASRMGIKDARPGDMYYFDEPKLITEGTVVLVVKKELQRGEQPDGAVIDPWRELEL; encoded by the coding sequence GTGAGTGCAAGAAAAACAGCCGTATTAAGTTACAAAATGACTACAGCAGATGCCAATGATCCAGAAGGAAGAATTCCTTTCGGTCGTCAGTTCGATTTTATTGGAGATGTAGAAACAGAATTAATGATTTTAAATGATGGAGATGAATCTTTATGTCTTGGTTATACGGATGTAGAGCTTTTAGAAGATGCATATGTAGGAGATCAGCTTGATTTTACCGCTGAGATGATCAAAATCGGAGGAACATCAAGAACTTGTAAGATTCGTACATATAAAGTAGCAACATTGGCTTCCAGAATGGGAATCAAAGATGCAAGACCAGGTGATATGTACTATTTTGATGAACCAAAATTGATTACAGAAGGAACGGTAGTTCTTGTTGTAAAAAAAGAATTACAGCGTGGAGAACAGCCGGATGGTGCTGTTATTGATCCATGGAGAGAACTGGAACTCTAA
- a CDS encoding acyl-CoA dehydrogenase family protein, which yields MMDFALTKQQEEIRQAAREFAQRELLPGVQERDMTEEFPMDILKKLGEEGLIGVQFPKEYGGQGKDYLSFALIVEELCKIDSSFGIAYAISSTFTTGIFKFGTEEQKMHALPRLFAGDALGCFALTEPDAGSDPGNAKATAEKRGDTYVINGKKRYITNSAVADYCMLIASTDLSKGSKGLSAFLIDLKTTPGVRIGHVENKCGIRSAKVAEIIFEDCVIPADRLLGEEGSGLRYALTALNAGRISVAAQGLGLAEGAYEIAKKHMMERVQFGKPIYKNQYLAFKMADLETEIDMARLLLYHTVWKQQNGENFAVEACKAKLACTNLAMHVTTECVQNMGGAGYMREQNVERMFRDAKITQIYEGTNEIQRMIISKNIFK from the coding sequence ATGATGGATTTCGCATTAACAAAACAGCAGGAAGAGATTAGACAGGCAGCAAGAGAGTTCGCACAAAGAGAATTACTCCCAGGAGTACAGGAAAGAGACATGACAGAAGAGTTTCCGATGGATATTTTAAAAAAGCTGGGAGAAGAAGGTCTCATCGGGGTACAGTTTCCAAAAGAATATGGAGGACAGGGGAAAGATTATCTTTCTTTTGCTCTAATTGTAGAAGAATTATGTAAGATAGATTCTTCCTTTGGTATTGCCTATGCTATTTCTTCAACCTTTACTACAGGAATTTTCAAATTCGGAACAGAGGAACAGAAAATGCATGCTCTTCCAAGATTATTTGCCGGAGATGCTTTGGGATGTTTTGCGCTGACAGAGCCTGATGCCGGTTCAGATCCAGGTAATGCAAAAGCAACAGCAGAAAAACGTGGAGACACATATGTGATCAACGGAAAGAAACGATACATTACTAACTCTGCGGTGGCAGATTACTGTATGCTGATTGCCAGCACAGATTTATCCAAAGGCTCCAAAGGATTAAGCGCTTTCTTGATCGACTTGAAAACTACACCGGGGGTACGCATTGGTCATGTGGAAAACAAATGTGGAATCCGTTCAGCAAAAGTTGCAGAAATTATTTTTGAAGATTGTGTAATTCCAGCAGATCGGCTGCTTGGTGAAGAAGGTAGTGGTCTCCGTTATGCATTGACAGCATTGAATGCAGGACGAATCAGTGTGGCAGCACAGGGCTTAGGATTGGCAGAAGGTGCTTATGAAATTGCGAAAAAACACATGATGGAACGAGTACAGTTTGGTAAGCCAATTTATAAGAATCAGTATCTTGCTTTTAAAATGGCAGATTTAGAAACAGAAATCGATATGGCAAGATTGCTGCTGTATCACACTGTATGGAAACAGCAAAATGGAGAAAACTTTGCAGTAGAGGCATGTAAAGCAAAACTTGCCTGCACGAATTTAGCAATGCATGTGACAACGGAATGTGTACAGAATATGGGTGGTGCTGGTTATATGAGGGAACAAAATGTGGAAAGAATGTTCCGCGATGCTAAGATTACACAAATTTATGAAGGAACGAATGAAATACAGAGGATGATCATCAGCAAAAATATCTTTAAATAA
- a CDS encoding AEC family transporter, which produces MLIQSIFQSLAMLFLLVLPGIFFRKKEWMTENQSQGVNSIIINLTWPCLVIDAMQMKFSMRILKDSGYILLVCMAVFIILFVFSYPLAKGLKMMKQRRYLMTFMLLFGNTGFIGIPVMKALYGGEAVFYVAIVELINDILIFTVGILLIQMSVEADLHMQWKKLFSPGMLGVLLGLFFFLVRITLPPIIGDAIKMLGNATTPLTMFMIGFQLGGICWTDFWKDRHIYAVAVIKLVAVPMITLFLIRLWTEEISLLEKVVIMSFAMPVGSVSAIFSKEYKSDEEFVVKEVMLSTVFCFLTIPLFALLLGK; this is translated from the coding sequence ATGCTTATACAATCTATTTTTCAATCGCTGGCTATGTTGTTTTTATTAGTTCTCCCAGGAATATTTTTTCGAAAAAAAGAGTGGATGACTGAGAACCAGAGTCAGGGAGTCAACAGCATCATTATAAATCTAACCTGGCCTTGTCTTGTGATTGATGCTATGCAGATGAAGTTTTCTATGCGGATATTAAAAGATAGTGGATATATCCTTCTGGTCTGTATGGCAGTATTTATCATTCTTTTTGTGTTTAGCTATCCTCTGGCAAAAGGATTAAAAATGATGAAACAAAGACGGTATCTTATGACGTTTATGTTACTATTTGGAAATACTGGTTTTATCGGAATCCCAGTTATGAAAGCGCTTTATGGAGGTGAAGCGGTATTTTATGTGGCTATTGTAGAGCTGATTAATGATATTTTGATTTTTACAGTGGGAATTTTGCTGATTCAGATGTCTGTGGAAGCAGACCTGCATATGCAGTGGAAGAAACTGTTTAGTCCGGGAATGCTCGGGGTACTTTTAGGATTATTTTTCTTTCTGGTAAGAATCACGTTGCCTCCGATTATTGGAGATGCCATAAAAATGTTGGGGAATGCCACCACCCCGCTGACTATGTTTATGATTGGATTTCAACTGGGGGGAATCTGTTGGACAGATTTTTGGAAAGATCGGCATATCTATGCAGTTGCGGTCATCAAACTGGTAGCTGTACCGATGATTACACTTTTTCTGATTCGCCTGTGGACAGAAGAAATTTCTTTGCTGGAAAAAGTTGTTATTATGAGTTTTGCTATGCCAGTAGGTTCGGTTAGTGCTATTTTTAGTAAAGAATATAAAAGTGATGAAGAATTTGTGGTCAAAGAGGTGATGTTATCTACTGTGTTTTGTTTCTTGACAATCCCATTATTTGCGCTTTTGTTAGGAAAATAA
- a CDS encoding DUF1097 domain-containing protein, translated as MKKMSFLCALSITTGLFCGVWSFISVPLGLLTWAGFAGCTTYFATGKHGAAGLKNAIIPNLMGIVCGMSIILLGQLSPELGNLGIWSGIISFVICIITKFEWFSFTPGTFLGCFATFAAGGDWKVLVPSIIVGAFLGWTCDTSGAWLYKKATGGEQQEESAAQ; from the coding sequence ATGAAGAAAATGAGTTTTTTATGTGCACTGAGTATTACGACAGGATTGTTCTGTGGCGTGTGGTCTTTTATTTCGGTGCCGTTGGGGCTGCTGACTTGGGCTGGTTTTGCGGGATGCACTACCTATTTTGCCACAGGTAAGCATGGTGCAGCCGGATTGAAAAATGCAATTATTCCTAACCTTATGGGAATTGTGTGTGGAATGAGTATTATTTTATTAGGACAGCTTTCTCCTGAGCTGGGGAATCTGGGTATCTGGAGTGGAATTATCTCTTTTGTAATCTGCATTATTACGAAGTTTGAATGGTTCAGTTTTACACCAGGAACGTTTCTTGGATGTTTTGCAACCTTTGCAGCAGGAGGCGACTGGAAAGTTTTGGTACCGTCTATCATTGTAGGTGCATTTTTAGGATGGACTTGTGATACTAGTGGTGCATGGCTCTACAAAAAAGCAACTGGTGGAGAACAGCAGGAAGAAAGTGCAGCACAATAA